A window from Vanessa cardui chromosome 21, ilVanCard2.1, whole genome shotgun sequence encodes these proteins:
- the LOC124539018 gene encoding uncharacterized protein LOC124539018 gives MAHSVQEKRELQDLALFPLLNFSVTICTLLASGMASYTGVRRFKRTFTYLIILKKICYNIHDNDSNSNHKLTLMMLTYLISNAIYIIVNDIFIFKFEVVYIKCMNICFFFQIYQILLMGVENACIQLEILQVLKKITKKLHKLNDGLNSDSITVNIIRSKSEVVRALTSSYVTICELVSAVNLNSGGTMFLIFCNTVFCFTISFCALIDAFVLATNGKAIIIIIHLIWITLYTSTTLLFVEPCHRITEEVIEIRIKLTRLIYGMTPVGRRIRLELDLMYQQLMLNEPVMSPLQMFTVQRSLLSKTIAFMTTYLVSILQYIQNERWKRH, from the exons atggcGCACTCAGTTCAAGAGAAACGAGAACTTCAAGACTTGGCACTTTTTCCATTATTAAACTTTTCAGTCACAATATGTACTTTGCTCGCATCTGGGATGGCTTCTTATACTGGAGTTCGGCGCTTCAAAAGGACATTTACGTACCTTATTATACTAAAAAAG atatGTTACAATATTCACGATAATGATTCGAATTCAAACCACAAACTAACGCTGATGATGCTCACGTACTTAATCTCCAACGCTATTTACATCATTGtaaacgatatatttatttttaaatttgaagtag TATACATCAAATGTATGAACATTTGCTTCTTCTTCCAAATTTACCAAATATTACTAATGGGAGTAGAGAATGCTTGTATTCAATTAGAAATTCTGCAAGTTTTGAAGAAAATCACCAAAAAACTACATAAACTTAACGACGGATTGAATTCTG ATTCCATAACAGTAAATATAATCCGTTCTAAATCAGAAGTCGTTCGTGCTCTTACAAGTTCTTATGTGACAATTTGTGAGTTAGTATCAGCTGTGAATTTAAATAGTGGCGGTACTATGTTCCTAATATTCTGTAATACTGTTTTCTGCTTTACAATCTCATTTTGTGCCTTAATCGATGCCTTCGTACTTG CAACAAATGGTAAagcgattataattattattcatttgatTTGGATAACATTGTATACGAGCACAACGCTGCTTTTTGTGGAACCATGTCATCGGATAACTGAGGAG GTTATTGAGATACGAATTAAGTTGACACGTTTGATATATGGAATGACTCCCGTGGGGAGACGAATCAGGCTGGAGTTAGACTTGATGTACCAGCAACTAATGTTAAATGAACCAGTAATGTCGCCTTTGCAAATGTTCACAGTTCAACGGTCTCTTCTATCAAAG acTATTGCATTTATGACTACCTATCTTGTAAGTATTTTGCAGTACATACAAAACGAGAGATGGAAGAGGCATTGA